Proteins encoded together in one Chaetodon auriga isolate fChaAug3 chromosome 20, fChaAug3.hap1, whole genome shotgun sequence window:
- the LOC143338566 gene encoding potassium voltage-gated channel subfamily A member 7-like isoform X2: MDSIDPHEDKRGSRRKESDGEKDKQLKNQLNSEEKGEKEVKGNEKEKKKDSRRSGSLWRNGCSLSERLAINVSGMRYETQLRTLAQFPDSLLGDPRRRSRYFDPLRNELFLDRNRACFDAILYFYQSGGRLRRPANIPLDIFMDELLFYELGEEIMNRFKEDEGFPKEEASPLPSNEIQKRLWMLFEHPESSSGARIIAIISVMVIVVSILIFCLETLPDFRNEKDPCLSPFFQEYFYKYHSQAKNISENMPPPHSVFHDPFFLVETVCICWFSFELFMRFTCSPSKMRFFKDVMNIIDFSAILPYFVTLGTELAKDNDASPATSLAIIRVIRLVRVFRIFKLSRHSKGLQILGQTLRASMRELGLLIFFLFIGVILFSSAIYFAEADHTNTAFISIPHAFWWAVVTMTTVGYGDMYPETVWGKLVGSMCAIAGVLTISLPVPVIVSNFSYFYHRETECEDRTEYTHVQTSLWHDEEPEGEEIEEEDRDPEGDYYAIEGICNPLNGTLLGGLCTGQSTEFRGGNMYLREPLVTQV, translated from the exons ATGGACAGCATTGACCCACATGAAGACAAGAGGGGTagcaggaggaaagagagcGATGGAGAGAAAGATAAACAGCTGAAGAACCAGCTCAACagtgaggagaaaggagagaaggaggtcaAAGGGAacgagaaagagaagaagaaagacagccGGCGTTCTGGGTCTCTGTGGAGGAATGGATGTTCGCTGAGTGAAAGACTGGCCATCAACGTCTCAGGGATGCGCTATGAAACTCAGCTTCGCACCTTAGCCCAATTCCCAGACTCCTTGCTTGGTGACCCCAGGCGGAGATCGCGGTACTTTGACCCACTTCGAAATGAGCTCTTCCTGGACCGCAATCGGGCCTGCTTTGATGCCATTCTGTACTTTTATCAGTCAGGTGGAAGGCTTCGGAGGCCTGCCAACATACCCCTGGACATCTTCATGGATGAACTGTTGTTCTATGAGCTCGGGGAGGAGATCATGAACCGCTTCAAGGAGGACGAAGGTTTTCCAAAAGAGGAAGCGAGCCCGCTGCCATCCAATGAAATCCAGAAAAGACTGTGGATGCTGTTTGAGCACCCTGAGTCCTCATCGGGTGCTCGTATCATAGCCATCATCAGTGTGATGGTCATTGTGGTGTCCATCCTCATCTTCTGCCTGGAGACGCTGCCTGACTTCAGGAATGAGAAGGA tccctgtctgtctcccttcTTTCAGGAATATTTTTACAAGTATCACTCCCAGGCAAAGAACATATCTGAGAACATGCCTCCTCCCCACAGTGTTTTCCATGACCCCTTCTTCCTGGTTGAGACCGTATGTATATGCTGGTTCTCCTTCGAGCTCTTCATGCGCTTCACTTGCTCGCCCAGCAAGATGCGCTTCTTCAAGGATGTTATGAACATAATCGATTTCAGTGCCATCCTGCCCTATTTTGTCACTCTGGGAACAGAGCTGGCCAAGGACAATGACGCCTCTCCAGCCACATCCTTGGCCATCATTAGAGTCATCAGGTTGGTGAGGGTGTTCAGGATCTTCAAGTTGTCTCGTCACTCTAAGGGCCTTCAGATCCTTGGTCAGACACTGAGGGCCAGCATGCGCGAGCTGGGCCTGCTTATCTTCTTCCTGTTTATTGGCGTCATCCTCTTCTCCAGCGCCATCTACTTTGCTGAGGCTGACCACACCAACACAGCCTTCATCAGTATACCACATGCCTTCTGGTGGGCAGTTGTCACCATGACCACAGTGGGCTATGGTGACATGTACCCAGAAACAGTGTGGGGAAAGCTGGTGGGCTCCATGTGCGCCATCGCTGGTGTGCTGACCATCTCGCTGCCAGTGCCCGTCATAGTGTCCAACTTTAGCTACTTCTACCATCGGGAGACTGAATGTGAGGATCGAACCGAGTACACCCATGTCCAGACCAGTCTGTGGCACGACGAGGAGCCAGAAGGGGAGGAAATAGAGGAAGAGGATAGAGATCCAGAGGGAGATTATTATGCCATTGAAG
- the LOC143338566 gene encoding potassium voltage-gated channel subfamily A member 7-like isoform X1 codes for MDSIDPHEDKRGSRRKESDGEKDKQLKNQLNSEEKGEKEVKGNEKEKKKDSRRSGSLWRNGCSLSERLAINVSGMRYETQLRTLAQFPDSLLGDPRRRSRYFDPLRNELFLDRNRACFDAILYFYQSGGRLRRPANIPLDIFMDELLFYELGEEIMNRFKEDEGFPKEEASPLPSNEIQKRLWMLFEHPESSSGARIIAIISVMVIVVSILIFCLETLPDFRNEKETREEYFYKYHSQAKNISENMPPPHSVFHDPFFLVETVCICWFSFELFMRFTCSPSKMRFFKDVMNIIDFSAILPYFVTLGTELAKDNDASPATSLAIIRVIRLVRVFRIFKLSRHSKGLQILGQTLRASMRELGLLIFFLFIGVILFSSAIYFAEADHTNTAFISIPHAFWWAVVTMTTVGYGDMYPETVWGKLVGSMCAIAGVLTISLPVPVIVSNFSYFYHRETECEDRTEYTHVQTSLWHDEEPEGEEIEEEDRDPEGDYYAIEGICNPLNGTLLGGLCTGQSTEFRGGNMYLREPLVTQV; via the exons ATGGACAGCATTGACCCACATGAAGACAAGAGGGGTagcaggaggaaagagagcGATGGAGAGAAAGATAAACAGCTGAAGAACCAGCTCAACagtgaggagaaaggagagaaggaggtcaAAGGGAacgagaaagagaagaagaaagacagccGGCGTTCTGGGTCTCTGTGGAGGAATGGATGTTCGCTGAGTGAAAGACTGGCCATCAACGTCTCAGGGATGCGCTATGAAACTCAGCTTCGCACCTTAGCCCAATTCCCAGACTCCTTGCTTGGTGACCCCAGGCGGAGATCGCGGTACTTTGACCCACTTCGAAATGAGCTCTTCCTGGACCGCAATCGGGCCTGCTTTGATGCCATTCTGTACTTTTATCAGTCAGGTGGAAGGCTTCGGAGGCCTGCCAACATACCCCTGGACATCTTCATGGATGAACTGTTGTTCTATGAGCTCGGGGAGGAGATCATGAACCGCTTCAAGGAGGACGAAGGTTTTCCAAAAGAGGAAGCGAGCCCGCTGCCATCCAATGAAATCCAGAAAAGACTGTGGATGCTGTTTGAGCACCCTGAGTCCTCATCGGGTGCTCGTATCATAGCCATCATCAGTGTGATGGTCATTGTGGTGTCCATCCTCATCTTCTGCCTGGAGACGCTGCCTGACTTCAGGAATGAGAAGGAGACACGAGAG GAATATTTTTACAAGTATCACTCCCAGGCAAAGAACATATCTGAGAACATGCCTCCTCCCCACAGTGTTTTCCATGACCCCTTCTTCCTGGTTGAGACCGTATGTATATGCTGGTTCTCCTTCGAGCTCTTCATGCGCTTCACTTGCTCGCCCAGCAAGATGCGCTTCTTCAAGGATGTTATGAACATAATCGATTTCAGTGCCATCCTGCCCTATTTTGTCACTCTGGGAACAGAGCTGGCCAAGGACAATGACGCCTCTCCAGCCACATCCTTGGCCATCATTAGAGTCATCAGGTTGGTGAGGGTGTTCAGGATCTTCAAGTTGTCTCGTCACTCTAAGGGCCTTCAGATCCTTGGTCAGACACTGAGGGCCAGCATGCGCGAGCTGGGCCTGCTTATCTTCTTCCTGTTTATTGGCGTCATCCTCTTCTCCAGCGCCATCTACTTTGCTGAGGCTGACCACACCAACACAGCCTTCATCAGTATACCACATGCCTTCTGGTGGGCAGTTGTCACCATGACCACAGTGGGCTATGGTGACATGTACCCAGAAACAGTGTGGGGAAAGCTGGTGGGCTCCATGTGCGCCATCGCTGGTGTGCTGACCATCTCGCTGCCAGTGCCCGTCATAGTGTCCAACTTTAGCTACTTCTACCATCGGGAGACTGAATGTGAGGATCGAACCGAGTACACCCATGTCCAGACCAGTCTGTGGCACGACGAGGAGCCAGAAGGGGAGGAAATAGAGGAAGAGGATAGAGATCCAGAGGGAGATTATTATGCCATTGAAG